Below is a genomic region from Mesorhizobium sp. NZP2298.
GGGTCTGGTCGCCGATACCATCAATTCCCTTATCGAAGATGGTACCTACAAGGCTATTCTGGATGCTTGGGGTCTCGGCTCGGCAATCGTCGACAAAGCCATGGTAAATCCTCAAGTCGAAGACTGAAATCATGGGTTTTGAGCCAAATGTCAGAGCCGGCCCCCGGCCGGCTCCCATACCAAATCCATTGGAGTTCCAATGCAATGTCGTGGTTCCCCGTCCTCGCCCGGGGCGCTGGATCGCGGTTGCGATCATCGCGATCATCTCGCTTCAGGTTGCGGTTGCCGTCGCAAGGAACTCCAATTTTCACTGGGATGTCTACCTTACTTACCTGCTTCACCCGCAGGTGGTGAGGGGGGTCGGGTGGACCCTGCTCCTCACTGTGGTTGCGATGGCGACCGCCATCGTCATCGCGGCTTTTCTGGTGATCATGCGCGAGAGCGACAATCCAATCCTTCGCGGGCTGGCGTATGCGTGGATATGGTTCTTTCGCGGAACACCTGTCTATACACAGCTGCTGTTCTGGGGGCTCTTTGCCGTCTTGTTCCCCAGCCTGAGCATCACGATCCCTTTCGGTCCCGAGATTATGAGCGTGGATACGAAGTATGTCGTGACGCCGGCTCTGGCAGCGATTTGCGGGCTCGGCTTCAATGAATCCGCCTACCTGACAGAGATATTCCGGGCAGGTTTCAATTCGATCGACCGCGGACAAGCCGAAGCGGCTCAGGCGCTCGGCATGCGACCGGCAAAGATCTGGCGGCGGATACTCATGCCGCAGGCAATGCGCGTGATCATTCCCCCTACCGGCAACGAAACCATCGGAATGCTGAAGATGACATCCTTGGTTCTCGCGGTGCCATTCACGCTGGACCTGACGTTCGCCACCAATGCCATCGCCAACAGGCTCTACCTGCCGATTCCGCTGCTGATGGTCGCTGGAACCTGGTACCTTGCTGTCACGAGCCTGCTGATGGTCGGTCAATACTTCCTCGAGCGCCATTTCGGCAAGGGCGCGTCGGTCCATCCGACGCGGGCGGAGTGATCCGATGGAGGCGAGTATCTCCGGCTTCTGCGTGGAAATGCATAACATTCACAAATTCTATGGCGCGGTCCATGCGCTCAAAGGCGTGGAGCTGCGGGTGAAACGTGGCGAAGTCTGCGTTGCGATCGGCCCCTCCGGCTCCGGCAAATCGACGCTTCTGCGCTGTATCAACCAGTTGGAGAGCATCTCGGCGGGTCGCGTTTTCGTGAAGGGCGAGTTGCAGGGATTCGTGGAGCGGGGCGGTCGTTTCCACCCCCTACCGCCAAGTCGGGTGGCAGCCCAGCGGCGCTCGACCGGCATGGTGTTCCAGCGCTTCAACCTGTTTCCTCACATGACCGCCCTCGAAAACGTGATGGAGGGGCCCCTCCATGTGAAGGGTTGGTCGCGGGAGCGGACGAAAGCCAAGGCCACTGAACTGCTCACGCGGGTGGGGCTTAATGGACTCGGAGGTCGATATCCCGCACACCTGTCCGGTGGACAGCAGCAGCGTGTCGCCATCGCGCGCGCGCTCGCCATGGAGCCGGAAGTGATGCTCTTTGACGAGCCAACCTCCGCGCTCGATCCCGAACTCGTCGGCGAGGTCCTGGACGTCATAAAGGATCTGGCACAAAGCGGTATCACGATGGTCGTGGTGACGCACGAGATCGGATTTGCACGCGAAGTCGGCAATCACCTGGTTTTCATGGATCAGGGACAGATCGTTGAGGAAGGGCATCCAAGGGCGGTACTCGCCAGTCCGAAGAACCCGCGAACGGTCGCTTTCCTCTCTAAGGTGCTGTGAGGGGAGGCCATGACTGAAGCAGGTAACGGGATCGGGTCTCGCCATCCTTCTGAATTCGCCCGGAAGCAAGCTGACACGCGGGAATGTCCGTGCACCTCAGAGCGCCGCCCGAAGATCGTCGAGGAATTCCGCAAGAATTCGGGAGGGAAGGCGATTGGGTGGCCTGATCAGCAGTGTCCGAAAGTAGAGTGCGGGCTCGAACGGCCGCAATGTCAGTCCGCGGCCCTCATAGGGCTCAGCGGTCAGAGGATCGACCAGGCCGACGCCAATGCCGGCGGCCACCATCGCGCAGATCGTCGTCGAATAAGGCGTTTCCATTACGGTTCGGATTGCGACGCCGGCTTCATTGAAAACGTGCTCGGCATCGCGTCGCGTCGTGTCTTCGCGAGCGAGAGCGATAAACGGATAACCCGCAAGATCCATTGGGCGAATGACGTCCAACGCCTCGAGCGGATGTCCCTTGGGCACCGCCACCGCCACGGGAAAGCGCGCAAACTCCGTTGCCTCGACCCCGGTGCGATCGATCTCGTCGGCGACGATCCCGAGATCGAACTGACCCGAAGCGACCAGATCGCGCACGTTGGAGGACATACGTGCCTGGAAGGTCACAGCGACGTTTGGGTTGCGGTCCATAAAAGCGTGAAGAGCACGCGGGAGAACGTTTGTCGACAACGCCGAAAGAGAAGCGATTCTCAGTTCGCCGGAACCATAATCCCGAATGCGGGCGGCCGCCCCCCTCAGATGGCTCAGGCCGAGAAAAGCCTGTTCGACCTCACGGAAGAAAAGCTGTCCCTCGGGCGTAGGGTGCAGTCTGCCCTTGATCCTTTGGAAGAGATCGAAACCAAGCGAACGCTCCAGCTCCTGGATACTTTTGCTGATCGCCGGCTGGGACACATGCAAAACATCAGCCGCGCGCGCCGTGGTTCCGTTGGTCATGACTACCCGGAAGACCTCAACCTGCCGAAGATTCATGGACCCCCCAACCAATAACTTTCGCGAATAGCAATGCCGCAAAAGCATATGCCTTTCGATCGATTTCCTAAAGTGTTCGCAGCCATTTTGAAAGGCGCTCTCATGAACGATCTCACCCAATGCGTTCTAACGCCCGATGTGCCGACCGACGGATTTGTTTCTCTTGGCGTTGGAGTGCACCGCGCTTCAACCATCGTATTCGCGAATGCCGCCGCCTATGCGTCACGCGGCGACCGTGGGCATCAGGGCTATTCCTACGGCCTTTACGGCACACCGACCACCCGAACGCTTGAAGCGAAGATCACGAGCCTGGAAGGTGGGGTCTGGAGTTTCCTCACGCCATCGGGGCAGGCGGCAAATGCCCTTGCCGTCATGCCGTTTCTGACCACGGGCGATCATGTCCTGATCGCGGACACCGCCTACC
It encodes:
- a CDS encoding LysR substrate-binding domain-containing protein, with product MNLRQVEVFRVVMTNGTTARAADVLHVSQPAISKSIQELERSLGFDLFQRIKGRLHPTPEGQLFFREVEQAFLGLSHLRGAAARIRDYGSGELRIASLSALSTNVLPRALHAFMDRNPNVAVTFQARMSSNVRDLVASGQFDLGIVADEIDRTGVEATEFARFPVAVAVPKGHPLEALDVIRPMDLAGYPFIALAREDTTRRDAEHVFNEAGVAIRTVMETPYSTTICAMVAAGIGVGLVDPLTAEPYEGRGLTLRPFEPALYFRTLLIRPPNRLPSRILAEFLDDLRAAL
- a CDS encoding amino acid ABC transporter permease encodes the protein MGFEPNVRAGPRPAPIPNPLEFQCNVVVPRPRPGRWIAVAIIAIISLQVAVAVARNSNFHWDVYLTYLLHPQVVRGVGWTLLLTVVAMATAIVIAAFLVIMRESDNPILRGLAYAWIWFFRGTPVYTQLLFWGLFAVLFPSLSITIPFGPEIMSVDTKYVVTPALAAICGLGFNESAYLTEIFRAGFNSIDRGQAEAAQALGMRPAKIWRRILMPQAMRVIIPPTGNETIGMLKMTSLVLAVPFTLDLTFATNAIANRLYLPIPLLMVAGTWYLAVTSLLMVGQYFLERHFGKGASVHPTRAE
- a CDS encoding amino acid ABC transporter ATP-binding protein, translating into MEASISGFCVEMHNIHKFYGAVHALKGVELRVKRGEVCVAIGPSGSGKSTLLRCINQLESISAGRVFVKGELQGFVERGGRFHPLPPSRVAAQRRSTGMVFQRFNLFPHMTALENVMEGPLHVKGWSRERTKAKATELLTRVGLNGLGGRYPAHLSGGQQQRVAIARALAMEPEVMLFDEPTSALDPELVGEVLDVIKDLAQSGITMVVVTHEIGFAREVGNHLVFMDQGQIVEEGHPRAVLASPKNPRTVAFLSKVL